One Maniola hyperantus chromosome Z, iAphHyp1.2, whole genome shotgun sequence DNA window includes the following coding sequences:
- the LOC117995884 gene encoding UDP-N-acetylglucosamine--peptide N-acetylglucosaminyltransferase 110 kDa subunit-like: MEYQCVVVYTVINIAPPRPAQSADVSSGCVDWIKNKIKRAVAVYLQSLKLTPSSGVVRGNLACLYYKQGFIDLAIDTYRQAIELQPNFPDAYCNLANALKEKGRVNEAEECYNKALHLCPAHVDTLNNLGNVKREQGKIEEATRLYLKALEVFPNFAATHSNLASLLQQQGKLEEALFHYKQAISIQPKFADAYSNMGNTLREMQDTNGALLCFKKAIEINPLFADAHCNLASIYKDLGNICDAIQSYKMALHIKPDFPDAYCNLAHCLQIVCNWDNYEERMYNIISIVEDQLSNSDKLCSVHPHHSILYPLSNRARREIAARHAHLYLEKAIMCNNTIFRHSNKLKGRLRIGYVSSDFGNHPTSHLMQSIPGMHRRENVEVFCYSLNPDDGTTFRSKIEKESEHFVDLSHVKCYVKAAKIINSDNINILINMNGYTKGARNEIFAMKPAPIQVMWLGYPGTSGAEYIDYFITDETSSSKSTSANFSEKFAFMPHTYFIGDHKQMFPHLEQRYNVKDEKNLSENIAVVNAAKNVDMNALFGVKYYNHVISYENLEPINVVVSEIDIPRYVFEVTIKYEQKQVYINNILVDNGVCLNHRNKKISSGEEVYDNIIFTSRRQYGLPEDAIVFCNFNQLYKMDPVMMAVWVNILKKVPNSVLWLLTFPSAGEPNLQKYIRNLGLPDSRIVFSRIACKEEHVRRGQLADICLDTPLCNGHTTTMDILWTGTPVVTLPGETLASRVAASQLRTLNCSELIANNMKDYEEIAVKLGTDCQYRKYIRAKVSRARLTSTLFDCDFYANELEKLYVKMWDLYANGKAPDHIQAL; this comes from the exons ATGGAATACCAATGTGTGGTCGTGTACACTGTCATCAACATCGCGCCGCCGCGGCCCGCGCAGTCTGCTGACGTCTCCAGCGGCTGCGTTGactggattaaaaataaaatcaaaag AGCGGTAGCAGTGTATCTGCAATCACTGAAGCTGACGCCGAGCAGCGGTGTCGTGCGCGGGAACTTGGCATGCCTCTACTACAAGCAAGGTTTCATCGACCTCGCCATTGACACCTACAGACAAGCTATCGAACTCCAACCCAATTTCCCGGACGCGTACTGCAATCTTGCCAACGCTCTCAAAGAAAAAGGCCGCGTGAATGAAGCCGAGGAATGCTACAACAAGGCCCTGCACTTGTGCCCGGCTCATGTCGATACGCTTAATAATCTTGGAAACGTCAAAAGAGAACAAGGAAAAATTGAAGAGGCTACTCGATTGTACTTAAAGGCTTTGGAGGTGTTTCCCAACTTTGCCGCGACTCATAGCAACTTAGCGTCACTTTTGCAACAGCAgg GCAAACTTGAAGAAGCTTTGTTCCACTACAAGCAAGCCATAAGCATACAACCGAAATTCGCTGACGCGTACAGTAACATGGGAAACACTCTGAGAGAAATGCAAGATACGAATGGAGCTCTTTTGTGTTTCAAAAAGGCTATAGAAATAAATCCGCTATTTGCAGACGCTCACTGTAATCTAGCTAGTATTTATAAAGATCTAGGTAACATATGCGATGCTATTCAGTCATACAAAATGGCGTTGCATATAAAACCAGATTTCCCTGACGCCTATTGCAATTTAGCACATTGTTTACAAATAGTGTGTAACTGGGATAACTATGAGGAGCGAATGTACAACATCATTTCTATAGTTGAAGACCAGTTGTCGAATAGTGATAAGTTGTGTTCTGTACATCCCCATCATTCCATCCTTTATCCATTGTCAAACAGAGCAAGAAGAGAAATCGCTGCACGTCATGCTCATTTGTACCTAGAAAAGGCTATAATGTGCAATAATACTATATTTAGACATTCGAATAAGCTGAAAGGACGTTTGCGAATTGGCTACGTTAGCAGTGACTTTGGTAATCATCCGACTTCTCACCTAATGCAGTCGATTCCGGGAATGCATCGTCGAGAGAATGTTGAAGTTTTCTGTTATTCTCTAAACCCAGACGATGGAACCACATTCCGTAGTAAAATAGAAAAGGAATCAGAACATTTTGTTGATTTATCTCATGTAAAGTGTTACGTTAAAGCcgccaaaataataaatagtgataatattaatattttaattaacatgAATGGGTATACAAAGGGTGCAAGAAACGAAATATTTGCTATGAAACCTGCACCGATACAAGTGATGTGGCTTGGCTATCCAGGCACAAGTGGTGCTGAATATATTGACTATTTTATAACAGACGAGACATCAAGTTCGAAATCGACATCAGCGAATTTCAGTGAAAAGTTTGCGTTCATGCCACACACTTACTTTATTGGTGATCATAAACAAATGTTCCCACATTTGGAACAACGATATAATGTAAAAGACGAAAAAAACCTCAGTGAAAATATAGCTGTGGTCAACGCAGCAAAGAATGTTGATATGAATGCTCTTTTTGGGGTGAAATATTATAATCATGTTATATCTTATGAAAACTTGGAACCAATTAATGTAGTTGTAAGCGAAATAGACATTCCTAGATATGTTTTTGAAGTGACAATAAAGTATGAGCAGAAAcag gtatatataaataatatattagtcGATAATGGCGTGTGTCTAAATCATCGAAACAAAAAGATATCTTCAGGGGAAGAAGTTtacgataatattatatttacttcAAGAAGACAGTATGGTCTCCCAGAAGATGCTatagttttttgtaattttaaccAATTATACAAAATGGATCCAGTAATGATGGCGGTATGggtaaatattttgaaaaaggtGCCAAATAGTGTTCTTTGGCTCTTAACATTTCCAAGTGCAGGAGAACCAAATCTACAAAAATATATCCGCAATTTAG GTCTACCTGATAGTCGAATTGTATTTTCAAGAATTGCCTGCAAAGAGGAACATGTACGGAGAGGGCAACTTGCTGATATTTGCTTGGATACGCCTCTATGTAATGGACACACAACTACTATGGATATTTTGTGGACCGGCACACCCGTAGTTACCTTACCTGGGGAAACACTAGCCTCTAG GGTCGCCGCATCGCAACTCAGAACACTGAACTGTTCTGAGCTCATAGCAAACAATATGAAGGATTACGAAGAAATTGCGGTGAAATTGGGAACGGACTGCCAATA TCGGAAATATATTAGAGCCAAAGTATCCCGAGCCCGTTTGACCAGCACTCTATTCGACTGTGATTTCTACGCCAATGAGTTGGAAAAGCTCTATGTAAAAATGTGGGATCTTTATGCCAATGGAAAAGCCCCGGATCATATACAGGCTTTATAA